The genomic stretch CCGTTGGAGCTGCGGCAACGCAAGTAACTGGAAAAACTTACGCGCTGGTTGCTGGGATATCTGATTATCAGGATCCAACCATTCCTGATTTGAAATTTGCGGATAAAGATGCAAGTGCATTTGCAGCGTATTTAAAAAGTCCGGGCGGCGGTGGACTTAACGAAGATCAAATGAAAGTTTTGTTAAATAATCAGGCAACTTTAGGGCAATTTGCTTCTGCTTTGGATTGGTTGCTTGAAGTTTGTAAGGAAGGAGATCGCGCGATTATTTATTTTTCAGGCCACGGTGATGTTGAACGCAAAACAGTTTCGCAACCTGGTTTCTTATTATGCTGGGATGCTCCCGGACGCGTTTATATGTCGGGTGGGGCCTTTGGACTTGCTTATCTTGAAGAAATCATCAACACACTTTCAACACAAAATAAAGTTAAAGTATTGATGGTAGCAGATGCTTGTCATTCTGGTAAATTATCAGGCAGTCAGATTGGAGGGACACAAGCCACTGCAGCCAATATGGCCAGACAATATGCAAATGAAATAAAAATCCTTTCCTGTCAGCCAACTGAATTTTCGCTGGAAGGCGAACAATGGGGTGGTGGTCGCGGGGTTTTTAGTTACCATTTAGTGGATGGCTTAACAGGCTTGGCAGATCAAAATTCGGATGCCAGTATTTCTCTTCTGGAAATAACGCGATATCTGGAAGACCGCGTCATCCAGGAAGTTGCTCCCCAAAGTCAAAATCCAGTAATTCTTGGAAACAAGACCGATAAATTAGGTATCGTGGATCAAGCTGCTTTGGCGCAACTGAAGAAAAGTAAGGAAGGCCAGGTAGTTGCCTTCGTTAAAACAGAAAGCAGAGGACTTGAAGACGAAATACTCTCGCGGGTGGATTCAATGGTAAAACTAAAATATCTTCGATTTAAGGAAAAGCTGTCACAAAAATCTTTCTTTATTCCGAAATCAGATTGTGCAGATTACTATTATAAAGCCCTGGAATCGGATACTAGTCTCGGTTCTTTGCATAACGCAATGCGAAGAAACTATGCAGCAGCTTTACAAGATGATGCGCAACAAGTATTAAATCGATTTTTGCGATCTGAAATGATGGAATTGAGTTTGTCAAAAAGATCTGCTATAGAAAAATATTCTGTTTACCCTTCCTATCTGGAAAGAGCAGGAGAATTG from Saprospiraceae bacterium encodes the following:
- a CDS encoding caspase family protein, translating into MGVIIRLCLQWVLILWVIDLYAQTKGVSTVGAAATQVTGKTYALVAGISDYQDPTIPDLKFADKDASAFAAYLKSPGGGGLNEDQMKVLLNNQATLGQFASALDWLLEVCKEGDRAIIYFSGHGDVERKTVSQPGFLLCWDAPGRVYMSGGAFGLAYLEEIINTLSTQNKVKVLMVADACHSGKLSGSQIGGTQATAANMARQYANEIKILSCQPTEFSLEGEQWGGGRGVFSYHLVDGLTGLADQNSDASISLLEITRYLEDRVIQEVAPQSQNPVILGNKTDKLGIVDQAALAQLKKSKEGQVVAFVKTESRGLEDEILSRVDSMVKLKYLRFKEKLSQKSFFIPKSDCADYYYKALESDTSLGSLHNAMRRNYAAALQDDAQQVLNRFLRSEMMELSLSKRSAIEKYSVYPSYLERAGELLGQDHYMFPILAARKHFFEAYLLHLNNKNKNEEIGRQVLQKLEQASRYQADMPHIYWAMNFAYGFNLARIDSAEIFTEKAIALNPSWQLPYANLVFMFADRLGKMDKAKEYLDKLNAIDSNSLVALYSNAIYYDVLKKPKIAESYLFRVLEMDSSHLSAHNLLGNFYLNNNQMELAKKHYSKAISIDPEYPMAHSNLGYVHYVLGDKKLAESEFKTAYSLDPYGPFFNYNLACFYAGEENKEKAFDYLESAIINGWNDYKYLQIDEILDLLRKDAERWSDLMKKYFPDLHK